The proteins below come from a single Mya arenaria isolate MELC-2E11 chromosome 8, ASM2691426v1 genomic window:
- the LOC128245144 gene encoding uncharacterized protein LOC128245144 → MRSVDEIKTMWRNAKGRVKEKVDKSKMTGAGVIEPLTACEEFVSNHMYANNQCQLLGIPGGSETATYVAQSLPSGQEITRDDGLIVLHLDDNMNISDIIQTPSPVRDEQDCDRQAAEKKPMLKGNKSTLKRKGERTEDLYDLEEQRLNAELKSFRA, encoded by the exons GACGATGTGGAGAAACGCAAAAGGACGAG TAAAAGAAAAGGtagataaaagtaaaatgacTGGTGCTGGTGTGATTGAGCCCCTAACAGCATGCGAAGAGTTCGTTAGCAACCACATGTACGCTAACAATCAGTGCCAGTTGCTAGGGATTCCCGGAGGATCAGAAACAG CCACTTATGTTGCACAGTCATTACCAAGCGGCCAAGAGATAACCAGAGACGATGGTCTGATCGTGCTACACCTTGACGACAACATGAACAT ctCGGATATAATACAAACCCCAAGCCCAGTGCGAGATGAACAAGATTGTGATCGTCAGGCGGCAGAAAAGAAGCCGATGTTAAAAG gGAATAAAAGCACACTGAAAAGGAAAGGAGAAAGAACGGAGGATTTGTACGATCTTGAGGAGCAGCGCTTGAACGctgaattaaaatcatttagGGCCTAA